A single region of the Vibrio cyclitrophicus genome encodes:
- a CDS encoding DUF2971 domain-containing protein gives MLEPPKKVYRYQKFSELSLEALCLDQLFFSDPAAFNDPLDCQPCVESDSNLDELRLIYRRQLEKRVESETLASLKKANLEGKSAHLHALSVVEQYVERELEDIRYHATNPDYTNGQYEAECNLLTFAIQRELLKEYDRGICCFSSSDLNPLLWSHYGDQHHGICVGYDLNRTPKPNLHKVTYGGNRIIHTSLILKAIVEGRNDYREELDKNVLLRKALPWSYEEEWRLLSKRGIQDSPLALKDITFGLRCSSGVKHAVIAALEGRTDGVSFYEIYQHRGSFDLKTQPVDSEFLHGLPRTSRSGQEIFGQVPDWKI, from the coding sequence ATGTTGGAGCCCCCCAAGAAAGTATACAGGTACCAAAAATTTAGTGAATTGAGCTTAGAGGCTCTATGTCTTGACCAATTATTTTTCTCTGATCCTGCTGCTTTCAACGATCCTTTAGACTGCCAACCATGTGTAGAGTCTGACTCTAACCTTGATGAATTACGCTTAATTTATCGTAGACAGTTAGAGAAACGAGTTGAGTCTGAGACATTAGCTTCGTTGAAAAAGGCTAATTTAGAAGGGAAAAGTGCACATTTACATGCTTTAAGTGTTGTTGAACAGTATGTAGAACGCGAGTTAGAGGACATTAGATATCACGCAACTAACCCTGATTATACTAATGGCCAATATGAAGCGGAATGTAACTTGCTGACTTTTGCGATACAGAGAGAACTTCTAAAGGAATACGATAGAGGGATTTGTTGTTTCTCTTCGTCTGATTTAAACCCTTTACTTTGGAGCCATTACGGGGATCAGCACCATGGGATTTGTGTAGGGTATGATTTGAATCGAACTCCCAAGCCCAACCTCCATAAAGTAACTTACGGTGGAAATAGAATTATTCATACAAGCTTAATATTAAAAGCAATTGTGGAAGGTCGGAATGACTACAGGGAGGAACTCGATAAAAATGTACTTTTACGGAAAGCTCTGCCATGGAGTTACGAAGAAGAATGGCGTCTATTGAGTAAACGAGGGATTCAAGATTCACCATTGGCTCTCAAAGATATTACTTTTGGGTTACGTTGTTCCAGCGGCGTTAAGCATGCTGTTATAGCTGCGCTAGAAGGGAGAACTGACGGTGTGTCTTTTTATGAGATCTACCAACATAGAGGAAGTTTTGATCTAAAAACGCAACCTGTAGATAGTGAGTTTCTACATGGCTTGCCACGAACATCTAGGTCAGGACAAGAAATATTTGGCCAAGTACCTGATTGGAAAATTTAA
- a CDS encoding site-specific integrase: MQSRKFKFNKRQLDSLPPTPSTSRSKETEYTDELCSGLKIIINRQGRRRFLFRYTYFGKKKSVQLGEYPALDINTARQIANDHKRDIALGNDPKAMRDEKSNVLTFFEFAEEHYLPYARMNKLTAKNDIGNLKLHFYPKWGKKSITDISQQDIQKLLDGVLETRKPSTVNRLRSLALRMFRLAMEWGFVDKNPGQYVRKLKENNLRNRFLNRKEVSSFIKACNEEPNRTQGNALKFALLTGMRIGEITNSKWDCLTVDDDGNWSLFLPHTKSGLSRTVLLNNLAKEVIHDQRRFQIRKNPYIFAGDAPGRPIAHPKKAFARIKKAAGIYDDFRIHDLRHSFASILINSGNATLYDVQHLLGHQSPQTSTRYAHLASSRLREVSANVSELVGDVSS, translated from the coding sequence ATGCAATCACGTAAGTTCAAATTCAATAAACGCCAACTTGATTCACTACCGCCGACGCCGTCGACAAGTCGAAGCAAAGAAACGGAGTACACGGATGAGCTCTGTAGTGGTCTAAAAATTATAATCAACAGACAAGGGAGGCGCAGGTTCCTATTCAGGTACACCTATTTTGGTAAAAAAAAATCTGTTCAATTAGGTGAATATCCTGCGTTAGATATCAACACTGCTAGGCAGATAGCTAATGACCACAAGCGAGATATCGCACTAGGCAATGACCCAAAGGCTATGAGGGATGAAAAATCCAATGTACTAACCTTCTTCGAGTTTGCGGAAGAGCACTACTTACCCTATGCCCGAATGAACAAACTCACTGCTAAGAATGATATTGGTAACTTAAAGCTTCATTTCTACCCCAAATGGGGCAAGAAAAGTATCACCGATATCAGCCAACAAGACATTCAAAAGCTACTCGATGGGGTCCTAGAAACAAGGAAACCATCAACAGTGAATAGATTACGTTCCTTAGCCCTTAGAATGTTCAGATTAGCGATGGAGTGGGGATTCGTGGACAAGAATCCGGGGCAATACGTAAGGAAGCTTAAGGAGAATAATTTAAGAAACAGATTCCTGAACCGCAAAGAGGTTTCATCCTTCATCAAGGCATGTAACGAAGAACCCAATCGTACCCAAGGGAATGCCTTAAAATTCGCACTGCTTACCGGGATGAGAATTGGTGAAATAACTAACTCTAAGTGGGACTGTCTTACCGTCGACGACGACGGCAATTGGAGCCTATTCCTACCCCACACTAAATCGGGGTTATCAAGGACGGTTTTACTCAATAATTTAGCTAAGGAGGTAATACATGACCAACGACGATTTCAGATACGTAAGAACCCCTACATCTTTGCCGGAGATGCACCCGGTAGACCTATCGCACATCCGAAGAAGGCATTCGCCCGAATCAAGAAAGCAGCAGGCATCTACGATGATTTCCGTATACACGACCTCAGGCACTCATTCGCTTCGATCCTTATAAACAGCGGAAATGCGACGCTCTATGATGTTCAGCATCTACTTGGGCACCAGAGCCCTCAAACTTCGACTAGGTATGCTCATTTGGCTAGTTCTAGGTTGAGAGAGGTAAGTGCTAATGTGTCAGAGTTGGTAGGGGATGTGAGTAGTTAG
- a CDS encoding sensor histidine kinase, with protein MIRDFLKDGLISHNFPIIVNGKIYDGNKIKRNGICTEDCYKNEHLNIIKPVVCTHGFTHYLKKVNGLDVAIVDVISDNSRLSKKYRGRSVTLEYAQKWFSYLNTFSNRLDQLVFQKASEDFDKFHEVTKWCDQIHHYSDKILRNYGDTPKDAEKKAPKNVKSLYKSSVMLKDSLETTGIYFNPNAAKYGRKRSTDIYRMIDKIVRVVEHSEASAFNKKIRLSGRVDKNYDIYESFKIIPLSFLQNAIKYSSSDEIKVRFEEFSNSLTINVISTGNFIPNTQLEKLFDRGYRTPWARKTHHDGKGLGLYVSNIVAEAHSFEIGAKSMKLNYDYNDLPQAENLFFLKITDK; from the coding sequence TTGATTCGTGATTTCCTAAAGGATGGGTTGATTAGTCATAACTTCCCCATAATAGTTAATGGGAAGATTTATGACGGGAACAAAATTAAACGCAATGGTATTTGTACAGAGGATTGTTACAAAAATGAACACCTTAACATTATAAAGCCTGTAGTATGCACTCATGGATTTACCCACTATCTTAAAAAGGTCAATGGTCTAGATGTAGCTATCGTTGATGTCATCTCAGATAACAGTAGGCTATCAAAAAAATATCGTGGACGAAGTGTCACCTTAGAGTATGCACAAAAATGGTTTAGCTATCTAAATACTTTTAGTAACCGCCTCGATCAACTTGTCTTTCAAAAAGCTAGTGAAGACTTTGATAAATTTCATGAAGTAACTAAGTGGTGTGATCAAATACACCATTATTCAGATAAAATTCTTCGTAATTATGGTGATACCCCAAAAGACGCTGAAAAAAAAGCGCCAAAAAATGTAAAAAGCCTCTACAAATCTTCAGTAATGCTCAAAGATTCGTTGGAAACAACAGGGATTTACTTCAATCCTAATGCTGCAAAATACGGAAGAAAACGCTCTACTGATATCTATCGAATGATAGATAAGATTGTGCGTGTGGTTGAACACTCAGAGGCTAGTGCTTTTAACAAGAAAATCCGGCTAAGTGGCCGAGTAGATAAAAATTATGATATCTATGAGTCATTTAAGATCATCCCATTGTCATTTCTACAAAATGCGATTAAGTACTCGTCAAGTGATGAAATCAAGGTAAGGTTTGAAGAGTTTTCTAACTCACTAACCATAAACGTGATTTCTACAGGGAATTTCATCCCAAATACTCAATTAGAGAAGTTATTTGATAGAGGGTATAGAACTCCTTGGGCTCGAAAGACACACCATGATGGAAAAGGGTTAGGCCTTTACGTATCTAACATTGTAGCGGAGGCTCATAGTTTCGAGATTGGGGCTAAAAGCATGAAACTAAACTATGACTACAACGATCTACCTCAAGCTGAAAATCTATTTTTTTTGAAAATTACAGATAAATAA
- a CDS encoding ATP-binding protein: MKFKKKNSVTNTTPFSRLAKIISVHLTQTIKSNSNKISGEAVEQALEQASNHCAIALHDGQGALLIGGDAVNYAIPLDSKEAQGIFLQAARSSGAISLTQRDLSSAIDALKLNATIQGDEAHISVFNSYINDDFPEQGVILNTNCPDGTALSITNGSVDYVNEVTEVTFKWAPNNGALTYNKEASTKDTPTKLHELFSNLSYEKFMLTMAYASFILTHPRSNGLTFPIFYLYGEAGTGKTTVARLITKLLGLGETSVKSQPKSTKDLVASAAHNYVLCFDNCGSINAELSNALCGVATGNTVSDRRLHTNNEEVNTQLHQPLILTSIEFAKQYDLTTRSLFLKADKPAISYSSDTEIFRVLDSMLTEAQSWLLETSASAMNLKGLVEPILKHRAGDFCHWLAAFESAVGIEEQQLQKHVHQVQQDAIKHQALDHDDVLATIVAIVGEYGKFEGNPTEVHKQLTSYAETLGRLPKQWPLNASAMSNKLNRLVDQLAKQGVEVISGGNRGTNGRKLIVQPLEIIDTDEAHSESISESPYIPSPNIWDDVEDDSFDDDTNDDIPNDESDTPIDQEEANRRVCEMLG; this comes from the coding sequence ATGAAATTCAAAAAGAAAAATAGCGTAACGAATACGACACCATTTAGCCGTCTAGCAAAAATCATTAGTGTCCATTTAACGCAAACCATCAAATCTAACAGCAACAAAATTTCAGGGGAGGCAGTAGAACAAGCACTAGAGCAAGCAAGTAACCATTGCGCTATAGCACTACATGACGGACAAGGAGCATTACTCATTGGTGGCGATGCGGTGAACTACGCCATTCCACTTGATAGTAAAGAAGCACAAGGGATCTTTTTGCAAGCAGCCCGTTCTTCGGGTGCAATTTCTCTTACTCAACGCGATTTAAGTAGTGCCATTGATGCTCTCAAACTGAACGCCACAATTCAGGGGGATGAAGCTCATATTTCAGTGTTCAATAGTTACATTAATGACGATTTTCCAGAACAAGGCGTGATACTAAATACTAATTGTCCCGATGGAACTGCGCTATCTATCACTAATGGCAGTGTTGATTACGTCAATGAAGTGACTGAGGTCACGTTCAAATGGGCTCCGAATAATGGCGCTTTAACTTATAACAAGGAGGCTAGTACCAAAGACACACCCACAAAACTGCATGAGCTATTCAGCAATCTATCGTATGAAAAGTTCATGCTCACAATGGCCTACGCTTCGTTTATCCTAACCCACCCTCGTAGTAACGGGCTAACGTTCCCTATCTTCTACTTATATGGTGAGGCTGGAACAGGCAAAACAACAGTCGCACGTCTGATCACAAAGCTTCTCGGCTTGGGAGAAACCAGCGTTAAATCTCAACCAAAATCAACGAAAGATCTCGTAGCTAGTGCAGCGCACAATTACGTTTTGTGCTTTGACAACTGCGGTTCAATCAATGCTGAACTATCAAACGCATTATGCGGTGTCGCTACAGGAAATACGGTATCTGACCGTAGGTTGCATACAAACAACGAAGAAGTTAACACGCAATTGCACCAACCTCTAATATTGACATCAATTGAATTTGCAAAGCAGTACGACTTAACCACTCGTTCACTCTTCTTAAAAGCAGATAAACCCGCTATCAGCTATTCGAGCGATACCGAAATTTTCCGCGTTCTAGATTCTATGTTAACGGAAGCACAAAGTTGGTTGCTAGAAACATCGGCAAGCGCAATGAATCTCAAAGGCTTAGTCGAACCAATTCTGAAGCATCGTGCCGGTGATTTCTGTCATTGGCTTGCTGCTTTTGAATCAGCTGTAGGAATTGAAGAACAACAGCTTCAAAAACACGTCCATCAAGTACAGCAAGATGCAATCAAACATCAAGCGCTTGACCATGATGACGTGCTTGCAACTATCGTCGCCATCGTCGGCGAATACGGCAAATTTGAAGGAAATCCCACGGAGGTACATAAACAACTTACGAGCTATGCAGAGACATTAGGCCGTTTACCTAAACAATGGCCTCTTAATGCATCTGCCATGTCCAACAAGCTAAACCGCCTTGTAGACCAACTAGCCAAGCAAGGTGTAGAGGTTATTTCAGGCGGAAATCGTGGCACTAATGGTCGTAAGCTCATTGTTCAACCACTAGAAATCATCGACACCGACGAGGCTCATAGTGAAAGCATTAGCGAATCACCATACATCCCAAGCCCAAATATTTGGGACGATGTTGAAGATGATTCATTTGACGATGACACTAATGACGACATTCCAAATGACGAATCTGATACTCCAATCGACCAAGAAGAAGCAAACCGCCGTGTTTGCGAGATGCTTGGTTAA
- a CDS encoding site-specific integrase, which translates to MQSRKFKFNKRQLDSLPPTPSTSRSKETEYTDELCSGLKIIINRQGRRRFLFRYTYFGKKKSVQLGEYPALDINTARQIANDHKREIALGNDPKAMRDEKSNVLTFQEFAELHYLPYARMNKLTAKNDVGNLKLHFYPKWGKKSITDISQQDIQKLLDGVLETRKPSTVNRLRSLVLRIFRLAMEWGFVDKNPGQYIRKLKENNLRNRFLNRKEVSSFIKACNEEPNRTQGNALKFALLTGMRIGEITNSKWDCLTVDDDGNWSLFLPHTKSGLSRTVLLNNLAKEVIHDQRRFQIRKNPYIFAGDAPGRPIAHPKKAFARIKKAAGIYDDLRIHDLRHSFASILINSGNATLYDVQHLLGHQSPQTSTRYAHLASSRLREVSANVSALVGDVSR; encoded by the coding sequence ATGCAATCACGTAAATTCAAATTCAATAAACGCCAACTTGATTCACTACCGCCAACGCCGTCGACAAGCCGAAGCAAAGAAACGGAGTACACGGATGAGCTCTGTAGTGGTCTAAAAATTATAATCAACAGACAAGGGAGACGCAGGTTCCTATTCAGGTACACCTATTTTGGCAAAAAAAAGTCTGTTCAATTAGGCGAATATCCTGCGTTAGATATCAACACCGCTAGACAGATAGCTAATGACCACAAGCGAGAGATAGCTCTAGGTAATGACCCCAAGGCTATGAGGGATGAGAAATCTAATGTACTCACGTTTCAAGAATTTGCGGAGCTGCATTATCTACCCTACGCCCGAATGAACAAACTCACCGCTAAGAATGATGTCGGTAACTTGAAGCTACATTTCTACCCTAAATGGGGCAAGAAAAGCATCACCGATATCAGCCAACAAGACATTCAAAAGCTACTCGATGGAGTCCTAGAAACAAGGAAACCATCAACAGTGAATAGATTGCGGTCCCTAGTTCTTAGGATCTTTAGATTAGCAATGGAGTGGGGATTCGTGGACAAGAATCCGGGGCAGTACATAAGGAAGCTTAAGGAGAATAATTTAAGAAACAGATTCCTGAATCGTAAAGAGGTTTCATCTTTCATCAAGGCATGTAACGAGGAACCTAATCGCACCCAAGGCAATGCTTTAAAATTCGCCCTGCTTACAGGGATGAGAATTGGTGAAATTACTAACTCTAAGTGGGACTGTCTTACCGTCGACGACGACGGCAATTGGAGCTTATTCCTACCGCATACAAAATCGGGGTTATCTAGGACGGTTCTGCTCAATAATTTAGCTAAGGAGGTAATACATGACCAACGACGATTTCAGATACGTAAGAACCCCTATATCTTTGCCGGAGATGCACCCGGTAGACCTATCGCACATCCAAAGAAAGCATTCGCTCGAATCAAGAAAGCAGCAGGGATCTATGATGATCTGCGCATTCATGACTTAAGGCATAGCTTTGCTTCAATTTTAATCAATAGTGGTAATGCCACGCTCTATGATGTTCAGCATTTGCTTGGGCACCAGTCCCCCCAAACTTCGACTCGTTATGCTCATTTAGCTAGCTCTAGGCTAAGAGAGGTAAGTGCTAATGTGTCTGCGTTGGTGGGAGATGTAAGTCGTTAG
- a CDS encoding STAS-like domain-containing protein, with the protein MMHTIDLAKDFSEFPFGRRSPEDGEFSGAKFRDSILKPIIEKLQDGDKINVDLNGVPVGIGSSFLSESFGGVVTKGYLTKEKFLDALIITCDDDLYEEEIVEYINESEAEVA; encoded by the coding sequence ATGATGCATACAATTGATTTAGCAAAAGACTTTTCAGAATTTCCATTTGGTCGAAGATCTCCAGAAGATGGGGAGTTTTCTGGGGCGAAGTTTAGAGACTCCATTCTAAAGCCTATTATCGAAAAGCTACAAGATGGTGATAAAATAAACGTGGATCTTAATGGAGTTCCTGTTGGTATCGGTTCCTCATTTCTTTCGGAGAGCTTTGGTGGTGTAGTTACTAAAGGGTACTTAACAAAAGAGAAATTTTTGGACGCCCTCATTATTACTTGTGACGATGATCTCTACGAAGAAGAAATAGTGGAATATATCAATGAGTCAGAGGCCGAAGTGGCGTGA
- the rpoD gene encoding RNA polymerase sigma factor RpoD has translation MDQNPQSQLKLLVIKGKEQGYLTYAEVNDHLPAEIVDSEQVEDIIQMINDMGIKVVETAPDADDLALNDDDANIDEDAAEAAAAALSSVESEIGRTTDPVRMYMREMGTVELLTREGEIDIAKRIEDGINTVQLSVAEYPGTIPYILEQFDRVQAEEIRLTDLINGFVDPDDDGTAAPTATHIGSELAETDLEDEDKEDAEDDEEEEEEDTGIDPELALEKFTALRTSYQNRQLAINEYGHESPKAMLATTMMQDVFKEFRLTPKQFDYLVNELRTSMDRVRTQERLIMRQTVEYGKMPKKSFIALFTGNESSEAWLDEVLASDKPYAEKIKRNEHDIRRSIQKLDIIERETSLTVQSIKDISRRMSIGEAKARRAKKEMVEANLRLVISIAKKYTNRGLQFLDLIQEGNIGLMKAVDKFEYRRGYKFSTYATWWIRQAITRSIADQARTIRIPVHMIETINKLNRISRQMLQEMGREPLPEELAERMQMPEDKIRKVLKIAKEPISMETPIGDDEDSHLGDFIEDTTLELPLDSATATSLRGATKDVLAGLTPREAKVLRMRFGIDMNTDHTLEEVGKQFDVTRERIRQIEAKALRKLRHPSRSETLRSFLDE, from the coding sequence ATGGATCAAAATCCGCAGTCACAGCTTAAATTACTTGTTATTAAAGGCAAGGAACAAGGCTATCTGACCTACGCCGAAGTAAACGACCACCTACCTGCAGAAATCGTGGATTCTGAACAGGTAGAAGACATCATTCAAATGATTAACGACATGGGTATCAAGGTAGTTGAAACTGCACCTGATGCTGATGATCTAGCACTTAATGATGACGATGCCAATATAGATGAAGATGCAGCCGAAGCTGCAGCTGCTGCGCTTTCAAGCGTAGAAAGCGAGATTGGCCGTACTACTGACCCAGTTCGTATGTACATGCGTGAAATGGGTACGGTTGAACTACTGACTCGTGAAGGCGAAATCGACATTGCGAAACGTATTGAAGATGGTATCAATACGGTTCAACTTTCTGTTGCTGAGTACCCAGGCACTATTCCATACATCTTGGAACAGTTTGACCGCGTACAAGCAGAAGAGATTCGGTTAACAGACCTAATCAATGGCTTTGTTGACCCAGATGACGATGGTACTGCTGCGCCAACGGCAACTCACATCGGTTCAGAACTTGCTGAAACTGATCTGGAAGACGAAGACAAAGAAGACGCTGAAGACGACGAGGAAGAGGAAGAAGAAGATACAGGTATTGATCCTGAACTTGCTCTTGAGAAGTTCACAGCACTTCGTACTAGCTACCAGAATCGTCAACTAGCGATCAACGAGTACGGCCACGAAAGCCCGAAAGCAATGCTTGCAACGACTATGATGCAAGACGTGTTCAAAGAGTTCCGTCTAACACCAAAACAGTTTGATTACCTAGTAAATGAACTTCGCACTTCAATGGATCGCGTACGTACTCAAGAACGCCTAATCATGCGTCAAACCGTTGAGTACGGCAAAATGCCGAAGAAATCGTTCATTGCTCTATTTACAGGCAATGAATCTAGCGAAGCATGGTTGGACGAAGTTCTTGCTTCAGACAAGCCATACGCTGAAAAGATCAAACGCAACGAACACGACATCCGTCGCTCTATCCAAAAGCTGGATATAATCGAACGTGAAACGTCTCTTACAGTTCAAAGCATCAAAGATATCAGCCGTCGTATGTCTATCGGTGAAGCGAAAGCTCGTCGTGCGAAGAAAGAGATGGTTGAAGCAAACTTACGTCTAGTAATCTCGATTGCTAAGAAGTACACAAACCGTGGTCTACAATTCCTGGATCTAATCCAAGAAGGTAATATCGGTCTGATGAAAGCAGTAGATAAATTTGAATACCGTCGTGGTTACAAGTTCTCTACTTACGCTACTTGGTGGATCCGTCAAGCAATCACTCGTTCGATTGCCGACCAAGCTCGTACTATCCGTATCCCGGTTCACATGATCGAAACGATCAACAAACTAAACCGTATCTCTCGTCAAATGTTACAAGAGATGGGTCGTGAACCACTTCCGGAAGAACTGGCTGAACGCATGCAAATGCCTGAAGACAAGATCCGCAAAGTACTGAAAATTGCTAAAGAGCCAATCTCAATGGAGACACCAATCGGTGACGACGAAGATTCGCACCTAGGTGATTTCATCGAGGATACAACGCTAGAACTACCTCTAGACTCTGCAACGGCAACAAGCCTACGCGGTGCAACTAAAGACGTTCTTGCAGGCCTAACTCCTCGTGAAGCGAAAGTACTTCGTATGCGTTTCGGTATCGACATGAACACTGACCACACTCTTGAAGAAGTAGGTAAACAGTTCGACGTAACTCGTGAACGTATCCGTCAGATCGAAGCAAAAGCACTACGTAAACTTCGTCACCCAAGCCGCTCAGAAACTCTGCGTAGCTTCCTAGACGAATAA
- the dnaG gene encoding DNA primase, producing MAGHIPRSFIDDLLARLDIVDIVDARVKLKKKGKNYGACCPFHNEKTPSFSVSQEKQFYHCFGCGVHGNAIDFIMEFERLDFVEAIEELASFLGLDVPREQRSGEISTAPRANSEQKRNLYDLMGGISNFYRSQLKISANKPAIDYLKNRGLSGEIVQKFGIGYVADEWDLVRKNFGQQKDAQDMLVTGGMLIENDKGNRYDRFRGRVMFPIRDRRGRVIGFGGRVLEDGTPKYLNSPETPIFHKGKELYGLYEVLQAYREPPQILVVEGYMDVVALAQYGVDYSVASLGTSTTGDHVQMLFRQTSTVVCCYDGDRAGKEAAWRALENALEYLKTGNTLKFLFLPDGEDPDSYIREHGKAAFEQLVHNATPLSTYLFDNLIEIHKLNLGTTEGKSALRAHASALINKIPDSYFQELLEKLLDERTGFDNQLRRARVHTQNPTPQPHKELKRTPMREVIALLIQNPSYADMVPDLSSVKGLQLPGLSLFVEVLDKCHAHPHINTGQLLEHWRHNKHEALLSRLASWEIPLDEDNQEDIFLDSLDNILAQCVEKQIENLQAKARSVGLSAEEKRELLALMLDLKA from the coding sequence ATGGCAGGACACATCCCGCGTAGTTTCATCGATGATCTCCTAGCGCGTCTCGACATTGTCGACATTGTGGACGCACGCGTGAAACTTAAGAAAAAAGGCAAAAACTATGGTGCTTGTTGCCCATTCCACAACGAAAAGACCCCTTCTTTTAGCGTAAGCCAAGAAAAACAGTTTTATCACTGCTTTGGTTGTGGCGTACACGGTAATGCTATCGATTTCATTATGGAGTTCGAACGTCTCGATTTTGTTGAAGCTATTGAAGAGCTTGCCTCTTTCTTAGGCCTCGATGTTCCTAGAGAGCAACGCAGCGGCGAGATATCAACAGCACCAAGAGCCAACAGCGAACAAAAACGTAACCTCTACGATTTGATGGGCGGCATCAGTAATTTTTACCGCTCTCAGCTGAAAATATCAGCCAACAAACCTGCGATTGATTACCTAAAGAATCGTGGTCTTTCTGGCGAGATTGTCCAGAAGTTTGGTATTGGTTATGTAGCCGATGAGTGGGACTTAGTTCGTAAGAACTTTGGCCAACAGAAAGATGCCCAAGACATGCTCGTGACTGGCGGCATGTTAATTGAGAACGATAAAGGTAACCGATACGACCGATTCCGTGGACGCGTAATGTTCCCGATTCGCGATCGTCGTGGCCGTGTGATTGGTTTTGGTGGTCGTGTATTAGAAGACGGCACTCCAAAATATCTCAACTCACCAGAAACGCCTATCTTCCATAAAGGTAAAGAGCTTTACGGCCTTTATGAAGTGCTGCAAGCCTACCGTGAACCGCCGCAAATTCTTGTGGTTGAAGGTTACATGGATGTCGTGGCACTCGCGCAATATGGTGTCGATTACTCAGTAGCATCACTGGGCACCTCGACAACTGGCGACCACGTTCAAATGTTGTTCCGTCAAACCAGCACTGTGGTTTGTTGTTACGATGGTGATCGAGCAGGTAAAGAAGCGGCATGGCGCGCACTAGAAAATGCGCTTGAGTACCTGAAAACCGGTAACACGCTTAAGTTTCTATTCTTGCCAGACGGTGAAGACCCAGATAGCTATATAAGAGAACACGGCAAAGCCGCTTTCGAACAGCTTGTTCATAATGCGACGCCGCTTTCGACTTATTTGTTCGATAACCTGATTGAAATACACAAGTTGAACTTGGGAACAACGGAAGGAAAATCAGCACTGCGAGCACACGCCAGCGCCTTGATTAACAAAATTCCTGACAGTTACTTCCAAGAATTGCTCGAAAAACTGCTCGATGAGCGAACTGGATTTGATAACCAATTGCGACGTGCACGTGTTCATACACAGAACCCGACACCTCAGCCGCATAAAGAGCTGAAGCGCACTCCAATGCGTGAAGTTATCGCTTTGCTTATCCAAAATCCGAGCTATGCTGATATGGTACCGGATTTATCAAGTGTCAAAGGCTTACAGTTGCCTGGACTAAGTTTATTCGTCGAAGTACTTGATAAATGCCACGCGCATCCCCATATCAACACAGGCCAATTATTAGAGCATTGGCGACACAATAAACATGAGGCTCTTCTGTCTCGTCTCGCGAGCTGGGAAATCCCCCTCGACGAAGACAATCAAGAAGACATATTTTTAGACTCATTGGACAACATACTTGCCCAGTGCGTTGAAAAACAAATTGAAAACCTGCAGGCCAAAGCAAGAAGCGTCGGTTTATCAGCCGAAGAAAAAAGGGAGCTACTAGCTTTAATGCTAGATCTAAAAGCGTAA
- a CDS encoding GatB/YqeY domain-containing protein, giving the protein MALIEQLKEEQKLAMKAKDKPRLGTIRLALSAIKQREVDERITLNDDDIIAILVKMVKQRRDSVAQYESANRQDLADVEKAEITVLEGFMPQPLTDEEVIALLDSAIAEAQPAGMQDMGKVMAILKPQIQGRADMGKVSGLVRSKLA; this is encoded by the coding sequence ATGGCTCTTATTGAACAACTCAAAGAAGAGCAAAAATTAGCGATGAAAGCCAAGGACAAACCGCGCCTTGGCACTATCCGCTTAGCTCTTTCAGCAATTAAGCAACGTGAAGTTGACGAACGGATCACTCTGAACGACGACGACATAATTGCTATATTAGTTAAAATGGTTAAGCAACGTCGCGATTCTGTTGCTCAATATGAATCAGCAAATCGTCAAGATCTTGCTGACGTGGAAAAAGCAGAAATTACGGTACTTGAAGGCTTTATGCCTCAACCGCTAACTGATGAAGAAGTTATTGCACTACTTGATAGCGCAATCGCCGAAGCTCAACCAGCGGGCATGCAAGACATGGGTAAAGTAATGGCTATCTTGAAACCACAAATTCAAGGGCGTGCAGATATGGGTAAAGTTAGTGGTTTAGTTCGTTCTAAACTCGCTTAA
- the rpsU gene encoding 30S ribosomal protein S21: protein MPIVKVRENEPFDVALRRFKRSCEKAGILSEVRRREHYEKPTTVRKRAKAAAQKRHAKKLARENARRVRLY from the coding sequence ATGCCAATAGTTAAAGTACGTGAAAACGAACCGTTCGACGTTGCACTACGTCGTTTCAAGCGCTCTTGTGAAAAAGCAGGTATCCTTTCTGAAGTTCGCCGTCGCGAGCATTACGAAAAGCCAACTACAGTTCGCAAACGCGCTAAAGCAGCAGCTCAAAAGCGTCACGCTAAGAAGCTAGCTCGCGAAAACGCACGTCGCGTTCGCCTGTACTAA